DNA from Verrucomicrobiota bacterium:
CGTGATGATGGTTTTGACCTCCAACGGCGTCAGGTTCTGGGCCTCATCGATGACCATGAATTGATTGGCGATGCTGCGACCGCGAATATAGCTCAACGCCTCGACCACGATGCTCCCAGAGCGCATCAAGTCGCCGCTGCGCCGATGCTCGTTGCCCATGTTCAGGTCGCTCAACATTTCCAATGCGTCGTGGATCGGCTGCATCCAGGGCGCCAGTTTTTCCTCCAGTGAACCGGGCAAAAATCCAAGTTCCTTGCCCATCGAGATTGTTGGGCGCGCCACCACCAGACGACGATACTCGCGGTCCAACACCGTTCGCTTCAAACCGGCGGCCATCGCCATGAGGGTTTTACCGGTGCCAGCCTTGCCCATGAGCGTGACGAGTTTGACCTGATCATCGAGCAACGAGTCGAAGGCAAAGTGTTGCTCGCGATTGCGCGGCTTGATGCCCCAGACGCCCTCTCGACAGTCAATGATGGGCACCAGCTTGGTGCCCGTGGCATCGACTTTGGTCAGCGCCGTGCGCTTGGGGTTGGTTTCCTCGGTGAGCGTGCAGTATTCGTTGGGAAAATATTTCCCTTTGCCGGCGAGTTCGAGTTCGCCATTGGCACGGAAGGAGGCCATTTTCTCTGCGCTGACCGACAGCTCAAACATGCCTGAATAAAGGTCTTTGATCTGGACGCGATCGGTTTCGTAATCTTCAGCCTGCAAGCCGAGCGCGTCGGCTTTGATGCGCAAATTGATGTCCTTGGTGACGAGGATCGTCGAGTTTTTCGGATCGGCCTTTTGGACGTGAAGGGCCGAAGCCATGATGCGGCTGTCCGCGTTGCCGTGACTCAGCGTGCCGTTGCCGTTCTTGTGTTTGTTCTGAAAGATGATGCGCAGGCGACCGCCGTTGGGCAGCTTCACGCCTTTGCTCAGATGTCCCTGGCTGCGCAATCCGTCGAGCGTGCGCGAAACCGTGCGCGCGTTCTGTCCCAACTCGGTGGATTCGCGCTTGAAATGATCCACCTCTTCGATCACCTCGATGGGAATGAGCACATTGTTCTCCTCGAAACTGAGCATCGAGTCCGGGTCGTGCAGGAGAACGTTCGTATCGATGATGTAGTTTCTCACTTCGCGTCTGCGGATTTGATCCGGGCCATGGCGCCGTACCACGATTTGAGCCGGGTGTGAACGGCCGGCAGTTTGTAATGACCGGTGTAGAGAAAGTTTGCCAACATGCCGAACAAATCGAAATCGACAAACCGTGGCTGGTGACCGAGCAGAAAATCCTTGCCCAGGAGCATCTGTTCATACGGAACGAGCCGCTGCCTCAGTTCGGCCAGGAGTTGCCGCTGCTGCCGCCGCCATTCGTCCAGGCAGCCGCGACCGAACTTGCGTTCCTTGTGGCGCAGGAATCGAAGCTGGTCGGATGCCGGCACCATTTCCTTCCAATAAATGTCGTTGAGTTTGAAGCCGACCCCTTCGATCTCGTTTTCGATGCCGCGCCAGAGAATGGACTGCACCCCGTCCAGTTCCCTCGGGAACAGGCCCAGTTGCAGCTTGGCATCGAGATACTTGGCGATGACCTGCGAGTCTTCGTCGGTTTCAAACACCACCGTGCGCCCATCTTTGATGATCGGCACGCCGTAGTAACGCCGACGGGTCAGACGCCAGACCAGCGAGCGATCGCCATTGGGGATGTTGACGATCTGGAAACGAACCCCGGCAAACTCCAGGATGCGCCTTTGAACGATGCAGTAGGGACTCCAGGGAAACTGAACGAGTTCAATCATGTCATTCACGCGTCGCCGCCAACACCGTCCGCTGGCATTGCTTCCCACGCTGGCTCAAAACCATTGCGACCGGAAAACAATTTTTACCCGACACAAGCGCAATTTAATTCTGTCGCCGGTGCCTGACAAGCGCAAATCCATCCAACAATTCAGTCAACAGGCTTGAAGATTTTAACCACACGCGTGCAAAGAGTCAGATTGGTGGAGCGGCGACTGCACACTTATTGGCCCACGAGCCGGGCCACCGCCCCGGCGTGCGAGCGCGCGTGGGGTGTTGACCGTGCCCACACTGCTGGGGAGTTCGTCCGACCCCTTTCGACCGATCGCCCTTGGCACGAAGTCGCAAGCACCAAACTCCTCCGGCCAGAAACCGCGCCAGTCAAAAACCGGATTGCACTTCACGCCGCGCTCGACCATAACTCTGACCATGTTAGCCAAGGTCTGTTCCGCCGCCGTCAATGGCATCGAGGCTTATCCCATCGAGGTCGAGGTCAATGCCGGCTGGGGCGACACCAAGATCATCATCGTGGGACTTCCCGATGCGGCCGTGCGCGAGTCACAGGACCGCGTCAGCACCGCGCTCACCAATTCCGGTTTCAAATTTCCAATGGGCCGCACCACCATCAACCTCGCGCCCGCCGACGTAAAAAAAGAAGGGCCGAGCTTCGATTTGCCGATTGCCATCGGGATGTTGGCGGCCAGTGAGCAGCTTGAGACGGATCAACTGGAAAATTTCGTGGTCGTCGGTGAACTCGCCCTCACCGGCGCGGTGCGGCCCGTCAAGGGCGTTTTGCCCATCGCCTTGCGCGCCCGGGCCGAAGGCAAGGCCGGCATCCTTGTCCCCGCCGACAACGCCGCCGAGGCCGCCGTGGTCAAAGGTTTGCAGGTGATTCCCATTCAGAATTTGCGTGAGGCCGCCAGCTTTCTCGAAGGTGAAATAAAAATCACGCCGACGAAGGTGGATATCGTGAAAATCTTCGAGCACGCGCACGACGACGAAGTCGATTTTGCGGAAGTCAAAGGCCAGGAATCGGTCAAGCGCGCGTTGGAAATCGCCGCGGCCGGCGGTCACAATGTGCTGCTCATCGGCCCGCCCGGCGCGGGCAAATCCATGCTGGCGAAACGGCTTCCCACCATTCT
Protein-coding regions in this window:
- a CDS encoding glutathione S-transferase, producing MIELVQFPWSPYCIVQRRILEFAGVRFQIVNIPNGDRSLVWRLTRRRYYGVPIIKDGRTVVFETDEDSQVIAKYLDAKLQLGLFPRELDGVQSILWRGIENEIEGVGFKLNDIYWKEMVPASDQLRFLRHKERKFGRGCLDEWRRQQRQLLAELRQRLVPYEQMLLGKDFLLGHQPRFVDFDLFGMLANFLYTGHYKLPAVHTRLKSWYGAMARIKSADAK
- a CDS encoding PhoH family protein: MRNYIIDTNVLLHDPDSMLSFEENNVLIPIEVIEEVDHFKRESTELGQNARTVSRTLDGLRSQGHLSKGVKLPNGGRLRIIFQNKHKNGNGTLSHGNADSRIMASALHVQKADPKNSTILVTKDINLRIKADALGLQAEDYETDRVQIKDLYSGMFELSVSAEKMASFRANGELELAGKGKYFPNEYCTLTEETNPKRTALTKVDATGTKLVPIIDCREGVWGIKPRNREQHFAFDSLLDDQVKLVTLMGKAGTGKTLMAMAAGLKRTVLDREYRRLVVARPTISMGKELGFLPGSLEEKLAPWMQPIHDALEMLSDLNMGNEHRRSGDLMRSGSIVVEALSYIRGRSIANQFMVIDEAQNLTPLEVKTIITRVGHGTKIVFTGDPYQIDNPYVDSSSNGFNYIVSRFRAESVSAHIELQKGERSALAELAANLL